One segment of Radiobacillus kanasensis DNA contains the following:
- a CDS encoding DUF4030 domain-containing protein — MNNSLEKEIERIEIPDELSDYSRKGVLQARKEMKKPFYTRKSILASAIIILLVASSLLSPTVTNVLADVPFLKQFFHNEPITLLIEKELKGQGYDIEEVEESSYPDKIMYVQVNGSEQDVQEVRQSIEAKTEEILLDEDYDAFSVVVEKYEEREFRMSEESEQYAKEAKQIMDAVSEKMKETDVNLLTMGVTHNQKDHKVEIAVPDTTKNVDELKQMMKEVVEPLGLGTFFYKVQLVNLKQQELEMKVTTIINTLHEGLRAKKEFHTKGMAYSFHPPPLQIVVKTTLDSKDPQADEVVERIESHVMEFFHTEEVEKILKDVPYELVIRSADQVQLNK, encoded by the coding sequence ATGAATAATAGTCTGGAAAAGGAAATAGAGCGAATAGAGATACCTGACGAACTCTCTGATTATTCAAGAAAAGGGGTCTTGCAGGCAAGAAAGGAAATGAAAAAGCCGTTTTATACCCGAAAATCTATCCTAGCTTCTGCCATTATAATCTTACTTGTAGCAAGTTCCTTATTATCACCCACAGTGACAAACGTATTAGCGGATGTCCCATTTTTAAAACAGTTTTTTCATAACGAACCCATTACACTTCTTATCGAAAAAGAGCTGAAGGGACAAGGCTATGACATAGAAGAGGTAGAAGAATCTTCATATCCAGACAAGATCATGTATGTTCAAGTCAATGGATCGGAACAAGATGTTCAAGAAGTGAGGCAGTCTATTGAAGCGAAAACAGAAGAGATTTTATTAGATGAAGACTATGATGCATTTTCAGTTGTAGTAGAAAAATATGAAGAAAGAGAATTTAGGATGAGTGAGGAGTCTGAGCAATACGCAAAAGAAGCGAAGCAAATAATGGATGCCGTATCCGAAAAGATGAAAGAAACGGATGTTAACCTATTAACTATGGGAGTGACTCACAATCAAAAGGATCATAAGGTTGAAATAGCAGTTCCTGACACAACTAAAAATGTAGACGAATTGAAGCAAATGATGAAGGAAGTAGTAGAACCATTAGGGCTTGGTACGTTTTTCTACAAAGTCCAACTCGTTAATCTAAAACAACAGGAATTGGAAATGAAAGTTACCACAATTATTAACACACTACATGAAGGACTTCGAGCGAAAAAAGAATTTCATACAAAAGGAATGGCCTACTCGTTTCATCCCCCTCCATTACAGATTGTGGTAAAAACAACACTAGACAGCAAGGATCCACAAGCCGATGAAGTGGTGGAAAGGATTGAGTCGCATGTGATGGAATTTTTCCATACAGAAGAAGTAGAAAAAATATTAAAAGACGTACCGTATGAATTAGTGATTCGAAGTGCAGATCAGGTTCAGTTAAATAAGTAA